A single genomic interval of Pyruvatibacter sp. HU-CL02332 harbors:
- a CDS encoding alpha/beta hydrolase fold domain-containing protein produces MKLDLASTAFLAQLASLGAPGFHEMEPEEARLAGGQISESFPPGPDMASVRDETITGSDGVGFRLRVLSPTKSPRAAIVFYHGGGWVLGDIDQYDTLGRQLAKRTGAAVILVDYRKAPEHRYPAAAHDAYDALTWVDANITFIAGKRVPIIVAGDSAGGNLAAVVAQRAKAENGPDISLQLLVYPVTDGAMNTPGYANPDNQLLLNTPLMEWFWDHYAPNKEDREEPGASPARAKDLSGLPPALVVTAEYDVLRDEAEAYGEAMQAAGVPVTIKRFDRQMHNFFAMPGLLPAAATALEYVGQQIDRHLATSSEVDAVIVGAGFAGMYQLHKLRQQGLSTRVIERADDVGGTWYWNRYPGARVDIESMAYSFSFDEELEQEWTWKEKYSPQPEILSYAQHVADRFDLRRDITFETSVTRALYNEDTARWNVYTDTGEVISAQYLIMATGCLSAIKTPDIPGADTFTGETYITGLWPHEGVDFSGKKVAVIGTGSSAIQAIPHIAEQADQLTVHQRTPAYSMPAFNRPLEETEIQKMKTTYRDYREAQRNHLAGIPYPERNLMPAAAEGDNERKARLETAWESGILTALTSSYMDVLSNQDANDLVSEFVRDKIRARVKDPETAETLAPKTYPLGTKRPCLDTNYYETYNRDNVRLVDLHKTPIEEITPTGVRTTSGEDSYDAIVFATGFDAMTGALERIDIRGVDGMALKDKWADGPHTYLGLSVAGFPNLFTITGPSSPSVLSNMIVSIEQHVDWISDCIAWMRDKGHTTIEPTEKAETEWAIHNEQAANLTLFPQANSWYIGANVPGKPRTFMAYIGGVDVYRHICDAIASDNYQGFETA; encoded by the coding sequence ATGAAACTGGATCTCGCAAGCACCGCCTTTCTGGCGCAACTGGCATCGTTGGGTGCGCCCGGGTTTCATGAGATGGAGCCGGAAGAGGCGCGTCTCGCCGGTGGCCAGATATCCGAATCCTTTCCGCCGGGCCCTGACATGGCATCGGTGCGTGATGAGACCATTACAGGCTCAGACGGTGTGGGGTTCCGGTTGCGTGTTCTTTCACCAACCAAGAGCCCTCGTGCAGCAATCGTTTTCTACCATGGTGGCGGCTGGGTACTGGGCGACATAGATCAGTACGACACCCTGGGCCGCCAACTTGCCAAACGCACAGGCGCAGCCGTCATCCTCGTCGATTATCGCAAGGCGCCTGAGCACCGTTACCCGGCGGCCGCCCATGATGCCTATGACGCGCTGACATGGGTCGACGCCAACATTACGTTCATCGCTGGAAAGCGCGTGCCGATCATTGTGGCAGGCGACAGTGCTGGCGGTAATCTCGCCGCGGTGGTTGCACAGCGGGCAAAGGCAGAGAACGGGCCGGACATCTCGCTGCAGCTTCTTGTCTATCCCGTCACCGATGGGGCGATGAACACGCCTGGCTATGCCAATCCCGACAATCAGTTGCTGCTGAATACGCCGCTGATGGAATGGTTCTGGGATCATTACGCGCCGAACAAAGAAGACCGGGAGGAGCCCGGCGCTTCGCCCGCGCGTGCCAAAGATCTGTCCGGCCTGCCGCCGGCACTTGTCGTGACCGCAGAATATGACGTGCTGCGCGACGAAGCTGAAGCGTATGGCGAAGCGATGCAGGCGGCGGGTGTTCCGGTCACGATCAAACGCTTTGATCGGCAGATGCACAATTTCTTCGCCATGCCCGGCCTGTTGCCAGCCGCCGCGACAGCGCTGGAATATGTCGGCCAGCAGATTGACCGGCATCTGGCCACATCCAGCGAGGTTGATGCGGTGATCGTCGGCGCTGGTTTTGCCGGCATGTATCAGCTTCACAAGCTGCGCCAGCAGGGCCTGTCGACGCGCGTGATTGAGCGGGCCGATGATGTCGGTGGCACATGGTACTGGAACCGCTATCCCGGTGCGCGGGTAGATATTGAAAGCATGGCGTACTCGTTCTCGTTCGATGAAGAACTGGAACAGGAGTGGACGTGGAAAGAGAAATACTCGCCCCAGCCTGAAATTCTCTCATACGCGCAACATGTGGCTGACCGGTTTGATCTGCGCCGCGACATCACGTTTGAAACCAGCGTCACGCGCGCGCTCTACAATGAAGATACAGCGCGCTGGAATGTCTACACTGACACAGGCGAGGTGATCTCTGCGCAGTATCTGATCATGGCGACCGGGTGCCTGTCTGCAATCAAGACACCGGATATTCCCGGCGCCGATACGTTTACCGGCGAGACATACATCACCGGCCTCTGGCCCCATGAGGGTGTCGATTTTTCCGGCAAGAAAGTTGCCGTCATCGGCACAGGCTCATCCGCCATTCAGGCCATTCCGCACATTGCCGAGCAGGCAGACCAGCTAACGGTTCACCAGCGCACGCCGGCCTATTCCATGCCGGCGTTCAATCGCCCGCTGGAAGAGACCGAAATTCAGAAGATGAAGACCACCTATCGGGATTATCGCGAAGCCCAGCGCAACCATCTGGCGGGTATTCCGTATCCGGAGCGTAACCTGATGCCGGCCGCTGCCGAGGGCGACAATGAACGCAAGGCCCGTCTGGAAACCGCATGGGAGTCCGGCATCCTCACCGCGCTCACGTCGTCATATATGGATGTTCTCTCCAACCAGGACGCCAATGATCTGGTCTCCGAGTTTGTGCGCGACAAAATTCGCGCCCGTGTGAAAGACCCTGAAACGGCTGAAACGCTGGCTCCCAAGACCTATCCGCTGGGTACCAAGCGCCCCTGTCTCGATACCAATTATTATGAGACTTACAATCGCGACAATGTGCGGCTTGTTGATTTGCATAAGACTCCCATTGAGGAGATCACACCAACGGGTGTGCGCACGACCAGTGGGGAAGACAGCTATGATGCGATTGTCTTTGCCACCGGCTTTGATGCCATGACGGGCGCGCTGGAGCGCATCGATATTCGTGGGGTCGACGGCATGGCCCTGAAGGATAAATGGGCCGACGGGCCACACACCTATCTGGGGCTGAGTGTGGCGGGCTTCCCGAACCTGTTCACGATCACCGGCCCATCCAGCCCGTCCGTGCTCAGCAATATGATCGTGTCGATTGAGCAGCATGTTGACTGGATCAGCGATTGTATCGCGTGGATGAGGGACAAGGGTCACACCACCATCGAGCCGACCGAAAAGGCCGAGACCGAATGGGCGATCCACAATGAGCAGGCTGCCAATCTGACGCTCTTTCCCCAGGCCAATTCCTGGTACATCGGCGCAAATGTCCCCGGCAAACCGCGCACTTTCATGGCTTATATCGGCGGCGTGGATGTTTACCGTCACATTTGTGATGCCATAGCTTCAGATAACTATCAGGGGTTTGAGACGGCATAG
- the pyrF gene encoding orotidine-5'-phosphate decarboxylase, with product MSTFENPVFCALDTPSPDKAAKLARDVGAAVGGLKLGLEFFMAAGPQGFAQVAREGRPIFLDLKLHDIPNTVAGAVRSLLPLKPAILNVHAQGGLAMMKAAKAAADEAPEGGRPVMIGVTMMTSLDQSDLERQGNRLTTTDYVRRLAEQTAEAGLEGVVCSALEIETLRADLGPDFKLIVPGIRPAGADIGDQKRVMTPTEARDLGADILVIGRPITAADDAGAAARAIAADLGL from the coding sequence ATGAGCACATTTGAAAATCCAGTCTTCTGCGCCCTCGACACACCCTCACCGGACAAGGCGGCAAAGCTCGCCCGCGACGTGGGCGCTGCTGTTGGCGGCCTCAAGCTCGGTCTTGAGTTCTTCATGGCGGCCGGGCCGCAGGGCTTTGCCCAGGTGGCCAGGGAAGGTCGTCCGATCTTCCTTGATCTCAAGCTGCACGACATTCCCAACACGGTGGCAGGCGCGGTGCGCTCGCTGCTGCCGCTAAAGCCGGCCATCCTCAATGTGCATGCGCAAGGCGGCCTCGCCATGATGAAGGCGGCAAAGGCTGCGGCGGACGAAGCGCCGGAGGGCGGACGCCCCGTCATGATCGGCGTCACCATGATGACCAGCCTTGATCAGTCCGATCTCGAACGGCAGGGCAACCGTCTGACCACCACAGACTATGTGCGCCGACTTGCCGAACAGACCGCAGAAGCAGGCCTTGAAGGCGTTGTGTGTTCTGCGCTCGAGATTGAAACACTGCGTGCCGATCTTGGCCCGGACTTCAAGCTCATTGTGCCGGGCATTCGTCCTGCAGGCGCTGACATTGGCGACCAGAAGCGGGTGATGACGCCTACCGAGGCGCGCGATCTGGGGGCGGACATTCTGGTGATCGGCCGCCCGATTACCGCAGCGGATGATGCCGGCGCTGCAGCCCGCGCCATCGCTGCTGATCTGGGGCTCTAG
- a CDS encoding phosphoribosylanthranilate isomerase yields MSSLTIKICGLTTPEAVEAVNDIEADMAGLNFFEKSPRYVTPQRACDLASALKPSVQSVALVVDAHDDELDTIVAGASPNIIQVHGRETPERVAQIKARFGLPVIKVLAVKGAEDIEKARLYEDAADWLLFDAKPPKSLANALPGGNGLVFDWRLLTGFTSRCPWMLSGGLNADNVAEAIRISGAKAIDVASGVESAPGVKDPQRIKDFAAAARA; encoded by the coding sequence ATGTCATCGCTCACCATCAAGATCTGCGGATTGACGACACCCGAGGCGGTGGAAGCGGTGAATGATATTGAAGCGGACATGGCCGGCCTCAACTTCTTTGAAAAAAGCCCCCGTTATGTGACGCCGCAGCGCGCCTGTGACCTGGCATCGGCCCTCAAGCCGTCGGTCCAGTCGGTCGCGCTAGTGGTGGATGCCCATGACGATGAACTGGACACGATCGTGGCTGGTGCGTCGCCGAATATCATTCAGGTGCATGGGCGCGAGACGCCGGAACGCGTGGCGCAGATCAAGGCCCGCTTCGGTCTGCCGGTCATCAAGGTGCTGGCAGTCAAAGGCGCTGAAGACATTGAAAAAGCCCGTCTTTACGAAGACGCCGCCGACTGGTTGCTGTTTGACGCCAAACCCCCTAAATCACTCGCTAACGCCTTGCCCGGCGGCAATGGTCTGGTCTTTGACTGGCGCCTGCTGACGGGGTTCACGAGCCGGTGCCCGTGGATGCTCTCAGGCGGCCTGAATGCAGACAATGTGGCTGAGGCCATCCGGATTTCCGGGGCCAAGGCGATTGATGTCGCATCCGGCGTCGAGAGCGCGCCAGGCGTTAAGGATCCCCAGCGGATCAAGGATTTTGCGGCTGCAGCCCGCGCGTAA
- the trpB gene encoding tryptophan synthase subunit beta, which translates to MSGSDSPAETPNSFKTGPDEQGHFGLYGGRFVAETLMPNVLALDKAYRAAKKDPTFDAELVDFQQHYTGRPSPLYFAERLTEHLGGAKIYFKRDELNHTGSHKINNCLGQILLAKRMGKTRIIAETGAGQHGVATATVAARFGLPCTVYMGATDIERQAPNVFRMKLLGAEVIPVTSGTGTLKDAMNEALRDWVTNVEDTFYIIGTVAGPHPYPELVRDFQSIIGKEVRAQMMEREGRLPDSLIACIGGGSNAMGLFYEFLDEPDVDIYGVEAAGHGLDKPGEHAASLTGGSPGVLHGNRTYLLQDDDGQIIEGHSISAGLDYPGIGPEHSWLKDSGRVTYLSTTDNEALEAFQLCTRLEGIIPALEPSHALARVTELAPTLPKDHLMVMNLCGRGDKDVFAVAGYLGVEL; encoded by the coding sequence GTGAGCGGATCAGACTCACCTGCGGAGACACCCAACTCGTTCAAGACGGGTCCCGATGAGCAGGGCCATTTTGGTCTTTATGGCGGACGCTTTGTGGCCGAAACCCTGATGCCGAATGTGCTGGCGCTGGACAAGGCCTACCGCGCCGCCAAAAAGGACCCGACCTTTGATGCGGAGCTGGTAGATTTCCAGCAGCACTACACCGGCCGTCCAAGCCCGCTTTATTTTGCAGAGCGTCTGACGGAACATCTGGGCGGCGCAAAAATCTACTTCAAGCGCGATGAGCTGAACCACACCGGCAGCCACAAGATCAACAATTGCCTTGGACAGATCCTGCTTGCCAAGCGCATGGGCAAGACCCGCATCATTGCCGAAACCGGAGCCGGTCAGCACGGCGTGGCAACAGCCACTGTCGCCGCCCGCTTTGGCCTTCCGTGTACGGTCTATATGGGCGCGACGGATATTGAGCGTCAGGCGCCCAATGTGTTCCGCATGAAGCTGCTGGGCGCTGAGGTCATTCCCGTGACATCCGGCACTGGCACCCTCAAGGACGCCATGAACGAAGCCCTGCGCGACTGGGTGACGAATGTGGAAGACACGTTCTACATCATCGGCACAGTGGCAGGCCCGCATCCCTATCCTGAACTCGTGCGCGACTTCCAGTCGATCATCGGCAAGGAAGTTCGTGCCCAGATGATGGAGCGCGAAGGGCGCCTACCGGATTCGCTCATTGCCTGCATCGGTGGTGGCTCCAATGCCATGGGGCTGTTCTATGAGTTTCTGGATGAGCCGGATGTGGACATTTACGGCGTGGAAGCCGCCGGCCATGGGCTTGATAAGCCCGGCGAACACGCAGCGTCCCTGACCGGCGGATCGCCCGGCGTGCTGCATGGCAACCGCACCTATCTGTTGCAGGACGATGATGGCCAGATCATTGAAGGCCATTCAATCTCTGCGGGTCTGGACTATCCCGGCATCGGCCCGGAGCATTCCTGGCTCAAGGATTCAGGTCGCGTGACCTATCTGTCCACAACCGACAACGAGGCGCTTGAGGCGTTTCAGCTGTGCACCCGGCTTGAAGGCATCATACCCGCCCTTGAGCCATCGCACGCGCTGGCGCGGGTGACGGAACTCGCACCCACACTGCCCAAGGACCATTTGATGGTGATGAATCTGTGTGGCCGTGGCGACAAGGACGTGTTCGCTGTCGCTGGATATCTGGGCGTGGAGCTTTAG
- the trpA gene encoding tryptophan synthase subunit alpha: MTHTRIDTRFAELKAQGKKAFVGYVTAGDPDAETSLKIVKGLPGAGVDIIELGMPFSDPMADGPAIQAGGLRALNAGATMIKTLELVRAFRADDDTTPIVLMGYYNPIYIYGVDKFLADAKAAGVDGLIVVDLPPEEDEELCIPATKAGVNFIRLATPTTDAERLPAVLANTSGFVYYVSITGITGSASAQVEKVASAVTGITGSTDLPVVVGFGIKSPEQARDMAGVADGAVVGSAFVDCIASTLDADGRPTDETVPKILALAAELAAGAHAA, from the coding sequence ATGACTCATACCCGTATCGACACACGCTTTGCCGAACTCAAGGCGCAGGGCAAGAAGGCCTTCGTCGGCTATGTCACCGCCGGTGATCCCGATGCTGAAACCTCTTTGAAGATCGTCAAGGGTCTGCCCGGTGCAGGCGTTGACATCATCGAGCTTGGCATGCCGTTCTCAGATCCCATGGCCGATGGTCCAGCCATTCAGGCCGGTGGTCTGCGGGCGCTCAATGCGGGCGCCACCATGATCAAGACGCTGGAGCTGGTGCGGGCGTTTCGCGCCGACGATGACACAACGCCCATCGTGCTGATGGGCTACTACAACCCGATCTACATTTACGGCGTCGACAAGTTCCTGGCAGATGCCAAGGCAGCAGGCGTGGATGGCCTCATCGTGGTTGATCTGCCGCCGGAAGAAGATGAAGAGCTGTGCATTCCAGCCACCAAGGCGGGCGTGAACTTCATTCGACTGGCCACACCGACAACGGACGCCGAGCGTCTGCCTGCGGTGCTCGCGAACACATCTGGCTTTGTCTATTACGTGTCGATCACCGGCATTACCGGGTCTGCATCAGCGCAGGTTGAGAAGGTTGCGTCTGCCGTGACCGGTATCACCGGATCAACGGACCTGCCGGTTGTAGTGGGCTTTGGCATCAAGTCGCCGGAGCAGGCCCGTGATATGGCAGGTGTTGCGGACGGCGCGGTGGTGGGCTCGGCCTTTGTGGACTGCATTGCATCCACTCTGGACGCCGATGGGCGCCCCACGGATGAGACGGTACCCAAAATTCTGGCATTGGCGGCGGAACTGGCCGCAGGCGCCCACGCAGCGTAG
- the accD gene encoding acetyl-CoA carboxylase, carboxyltransferase subunit beta, translating into MSWLENVVRPKIRTFLSAKRDTPDNLWHKCKNCGEMIFHRDLQENLHVCTNCGHHGRLRAKARLDNLFDGGAWEKIDNPQVPADPLKFRDQRKYTDRLKEARTKTGEEDAMTIALGTISGQNAVVLVQDFAFMGGSLGMAAGESIVKAAELAVERRAPLILFAAAGGARMQEGILSLMQMPRSTVAVQMVREAGLPYIVVMTDPTTGGVTASYAMLGDVHIAEPGALIGFAGPRVIEQTIREKLPEGFQRAEYLLEHGMVDMVVKRGDMRDTLAKLISLLMIEPATAPSGQAMPQGTAPVPYEAGAATAAGAE; encoded by the coding sequence ATGAGCTGGCTTGAAAATGTGGTGCGACCCAAAATCCGCACCTTCCTTTCGGCAAAGCGCGATACGCCGGACAACCTCTGGCACAAGTGCAAGAATTGCGGCGAGATGATTTTCCATCGCGACCTGCAGGAAAACCTCCATGTCTGCACCAATTGCGGCCATCACGGACGTCTGCGCGCCAAGGCCCGTCTGGACAATCTGTTTGATGGCGGCGCTTGGGAAAAAATCGACAACCCGCAAGTGCCCGCCGACCCGCTCAAGTTTCGCGATCAGCGCAAATACACCGATCGCCTGAAAGAAGCACGCACAAAGACCGGCGAAGAAGACGCGATGACCATCGCGCTGGGCACGATCAGCGGGCAGAACGCGGTCGTTCTGGTTCAGGATTTTGCCTTCATGGGCGGGTCACTGGGCATGGCTGCTGGTGAGAGCATTGTGAAAGCAGCCGAGCTTGCTGTTGAACGTCGCGCGCCGCTCATTCTGTTTGCCGCTGCCGGTGGCGCGCGCATGCAGGAGGGCATTCTCTCTCTCATGCAGATGCCGCGCTCGACGGTTGCCGTGCAGATGGTGCGCGAAGCAGGCCTGCCTTACATCGTGGTCATGACCGACCCGACAACCGGCGGCGTGACCGCGTCCTACGCTATGCTTGGCGACGTACACATTGCAGAGCCCGGCGCGCTCATCGGCTTTGCCGGTCCGCGCGTGATTGAACAGACCATCCGCGAAAAACTGCCCGAAGGCTTCCAGCGTGCTGAATATCTGCTGGAGCACGGCATGGTGGACATGGTGGTGAAGCGTGGCGACATGCGCGACACGCTGGCAAAACTGATCTCCCTGCTGATGATCGAACCCGCCACAGCCCCATCTGGCCAGGCGATGCCTCAGGGCACAGCTCCTGTTCCATACGAGGCAGGCGCTGCAACCGCTGCCGGCGCTGAATAG